The sequence tatatatatttatattgttTGGGCAATGTATTCCAGCTTGTCTCCGCTCTTTCTTGGCACTTTTCTCTAAATTCTAATCATTTTTCTACCCacgcaaaaaaaaaaaaaaaaaaaaaaaaaaatagtacGTAATCCcaccttttttctttcttctccGTCAACGTGCCTCAATCAATATAATATGTGCCGCATAGCATCCTTTAAAGGGACGGGCGCTTGCTTACATCAGGGAAAGCCGGCTGCCAATGTCAACGGAATTCTCGCCGTTGGGCATCTCGCCATTTCTATCCGTCTGGAACTTGCTGTAAATTCTCCTTAACTTAGCCAGTTCACTCGTCGAAATACTGGGTTTCGTCTCTTGACAGGCCTCCATCAAATCATCTATCGTGACCACAGCTGTTGGCTTCACCCCGTCCGATACTTTTGTCTTCGGTTCGTGGACCTGGTCTTGCTCCAGCAGAGTCCGCAAACGTAGTTtattttcctctttctgGCACTTCCCGTTGATAGTGAAGTACTCGATATCATTATCTCCGGACGCCTGTTCAGGTTCTCTACTGGCAGACAGGTACCGATGTACCGATTTCAAATACGCGTTGTAACAGAGGCCCTGCAAATCCGCACCTGAAAACCCTGCTGTTTTCTGGGCGATCATGGCGAGGTCAGTTCCTTCCTCTAGTTCAAATTTCTTCAGACCCGTATCCTTGTCCTTGGAGTTGACAACCGTTTCTAAAATGTCCAATCTTTCAGGTTCACTGGGTATATTACAGATCACGCTCTTGTCCAACCGGCCCGGTCTCAACAATGCACTATCAATTAAGTCGGGTCTACTCGTGGCTGCTAAAATGTATACGCCATCAAGACCTTCAGCACCGTCCATTTGTGTCAAGAGCTGATTGACAACACGGTCTGTGACACCAGTGGAATCATGCCCCCTCTTGGGCGCGATCGAGTCGaattcatcaaagaaaagaatacacGGTTTGACAGACTGTGCTCTTTCAAACAACTCTCTGACGTTTTGTTCACTCGCACCAATGAACTTGTTTAGAATCTCGGGTCCCTTGACAGAGATGAAGTTGAGCCCACACTGCTGTGCTACGGCACTCGCCAATAGCGTCTTACCACAACCAGGGTACCCGTAGAGCAAGATACCCGATCTTAGTCTTAAGGGACAATTGGCAAATATTGGCTCATATTTAGTGGGCCATTCCAATGTTTCGAGGagaattttctttgcacCCGTTAATGCACCAATGTCCGTCCATTTGATGttggtttctttggttAACTTGACTCCGCGCAGTGCAGAAGGTGTGAACCCATTCAGTGATCTTGAGAAGGTTTCTCTTGTTACTGTATTATCACactttttttgtagttGCAAATCGTAAAATAGCTTTTCCgtaaatattttcaaatccaGTGGTGAAAACCCTTCTGTTTCTAATGACAGGTCACTAAATTGCACTTCGTGGTGTAGTTTTATCATCGCGTTTTTCGAAAAGAAATACTCCAGTAATTTAGTTCGTGCTTGTTTATCTGGCGCTTTCAAAGACCAGCTTTCTGAAACAAAATGTTTATCGAACAATAATGAATTTATCTGAGTCTTCTCTTTGCCTGAAAATAAAACCCTGATgcatttgttgtttttacTGTACATTTTGGTCACCTGGttcataaaaaaatttaggAGTTTGCTTGGATTGTCCCATTTGTTACTGTTAGACGGATCGCCTTCATTAGATTGGGGTTTGCCAAATAAACTTTCTACGTTATCCAAAACTATTAACGAAGGACCGCACCAGTAACATAAAGAGCACCACTCGGTAATTAATTTTTGCATTTTATCTAGATTAGAAGTTTCGCGCAATGTGTCACAATCCGCATATTTGACGAAGATGTGGTGTTCATTTGTGATTCTGCTCATGAATTCCTTCAACAATCTGGTTTTCCCCATTCCTTGCTTCCCGTCCAATATAATAGCCGGTGAGGAGACAATGGGTGATGTCATGTAATCTATCATTTCTTGCGTAGTGCTATTAACATTAACGAAATGGTCTTCATTTTTACTTGTATGCATAAATTCATCTGTTCCTTCGATGTGCTGAAATTTAGGTAAGAATTCTTCGACAACTTTTTTGACTTCTTCCTTTCCCATTTGCGCTATTTCCCATTGAATAGAATCTTTGGGGAGATCGttcaaatcaagaaatggTTGTAAGGAATTAGCTTTCTTTAACTCAATCAAAATTTGCTCTTCAGGAAGTATTATGTTACTAGTTAGGGTGCTTTTTCCCAGCAGTTTAATaaattcatcttcatccttaaGAGATGAGTTTTCTCCATAGTATTTAATGTTAACTGTTATATTTCCTACAGGTTTCATATTCATTTCACtcgttttcaaaaattccagTTTGATTTTAGTCCCGTTAACTGGACGTGTAAAGAGTGCTTCCCAAGTGTACAAGCTTAGTGCAATGTGATTTTTAGGTACTTGATTGTCATGCTTAATGCGAACaccaattttctttggagGAACACCTATTACTTTATTTTCCGGctcatttttcttggattgTCTTGAATTGCACTGTACTATAGAAACATAACCTCTTGTCGAAGCCAGTTCTACCTCGTCATCGACGTAAACAACAAACAGTTCCTTTTCAGTAAGGCCATTCTTGCAAATAGTGCTTCTCaggatttttctttttgaaggtAGGAAAACATCACTATTCGACTTTTTATCGATACTGGGGCGGTACTCGTTCTTCATAGAGCGTTCTTTATTAACTTTTGGTGCCACCACGACTAACGAGCCATCCGTAATCCTTGCGGATGTCAGTGCTTCAGGTACAACCTTGTCAATCTTGAATTTAGTGACGATTCCATCCAAATAGCAAATCAGGGTTTCACCAGGTGTAACGATACGAGTTTGGTGTAAAATCTCACCATTTTGGAATCTCGTAGCATTAGCATCAATTATTTCCCAATCGTCACTTGTCTCAGGTGTAACATATACCTCTTTGGCCAAACGTGTATGGTCATATCGCTGGATGTACAAGTCCACCAATGGTGACTTTTGGTTGAAGTTGTATAAGTTGGCTAAAATGGGATTAATGAGGACGGTATTGTCACTCGATGCGGAATCATAACCGTCCCAGCCAAGATGAACAATAGGTATATCTGAATCATGAGAATGTATTGCTATGCCGAACTCTTGAATTGCATAGTTCGTCGATTCTAGTACATTTATTATTGAATGCGGTAGTCTTAAGAAATTTCCCACGATGgaattggaaaattggACTTTCAGATTATTGAAATGCAAACTATTTGTGGCTGTCATCGAGAAAGAGCTGTGCTATCGATATCTTTATATGTCCTGTTCTGCTTTCAGTTGTTCGTTTCCCCAAGAGATGATTAAAATTGTAAAGGGCTTTCGGGACCTTTTTAATTGCGGCTACGCAGTTGAGAATTGGCCGTAGTGGTCACAAGGCTTTGAAATCCAATTTGAGCTAAACCAATGAAACATCTAATACGGCCTCTACTTTGAATCGTCTTGCCATGTTCTGAGGCAGTTAATTGAACATGTGCGTTCCACAGATATCTTTTATATTAGATATACAGTCCTCCTAGAGTATGTGCCCAATCAGTCTGGGATGGGCTACAAGAAATTGTCCAAGATAAGCATAACTTTTGTTTCGGGCGTGGCTCGTTTAATGAAAATGTCAGTTCCAATTTCCCCATTATTGGCGTTCTGAATTACGTGTGAACCATTGGGTTTCATATGAACTGCTTATTCATAATTATAACTACTTACCAAAGCTACTAATTAGCAGTAATGGAGactaacaagaaaaatccaaagagCGGGCCAACGAGCTCCAAAGTCGTATCAATGCACACGGTACTTCAAAATCCACTATTCTCTTCATAACTTACATACCGCCCACTACCAATATGCTTATTTCCAGATATTagtgtatatgtatatatatatatattcgCAGTTGGTTCCACTTCCATTAAGATTATCCGTTATCCGCTATATAGTCGGTGATCGCTCCATCCCTAACGCCTATCTCTAGTAGATTTCATCAAAGGGTGCTTGTTGATAATACAGGCACCACAATGGCGATATATGTCATCCATATTAAAGCCCATTTCGTTATACTGCCGTTTGACATCACTGAAGAACTTGGCAAAACCGTCGGTAATGTGGCTTAAATATATTGTTGCTGGGTATACAAGATAACCTGCCTTGTTGCGATCTACAAGTAACCAAACTTTATATTCTGGATTTTTGTTAAGTTCTTCCAGgaaatcatcttcaatgtACAGTTCGGCGAATGGCATAGTTGAAATGAATTCCTACTGGAACTCTCTTTGGTGCAGTGAATGAATTTGCAAACTAATCTATCCAGATAATTAACCTACATAACATGTTCAGCTCTCtcttaaatatatattattgcAATCTTTGCTAATATAAACAACAATGGCCACATCCACACAAATGttgtaaaaataatgaaataATCTGTTGGAACGTCTGTGAGAGATGGAACCCTGCAACCTACCAGTACATATCTGCAGACTAGACCACTtcaaaaatccaaaaaaatataataagaAGACTCCATGGCCAAGTTGGTTAAGGCGTGCGACTGTTAATCGCAAGATCGTGAGTTCAACCCTCACTGGGGTcgttaatttttcttttttttttcattttaaagaacaaaacacaATCACATATTGGTATGAATATTTCCAATGGGCTTTGGACTAAAACGATTAGTAGGCTTGATGCTTATATATAGTTAAACAATTTATGTAActcaatttgaaattttttttcttgtcgTTGTTTTGGTGCGTTGCCGCACACTGTGCAGATGGAAAGCCCTACTACCATGAAAAGTAATATATTGTATAGAAGCCCCCCTACATAATACTGCAACATGAGTTGGATTTTTTGGCTTGTTTGTAAAACATCTTGGAACTTGCCGTTAAAGATTCTGATTTGTCCACCAAATTATCCAACTTCTCACCTCTCTGTAAAACGTTTTCGATAGTCTTGTGCAAGACAATCTTAGTCTCATCCAGTTCTTGTTGAACTTTCATGATCGCATCAGCCTGTGAAGGGTCTTGGTACTTACTGATATATGTGTCCAATTGCTTCATTTTCAGCGAGTCATTTGTCTCAGTAACATCGGCCCATTCCTCCTCGGGATGTGCTACCAAGTACTCGTCCAATATCTTATTCAAAAGTGTATAAGCTGGCCTGACGGGGTATTCCTTATCAGTGATTAAAACCCCACATATGCCCTCGCTCCTAGCGTAAACGTGGCCAATATAATTACCTTCTTCTATACTTTGTCTTTGGCCAGCACTGGTTCTGGAAGCAACCGTCTcagcaaaaaaagtcaTAAACTGGCCTACACttgatctttcaaaaaaaccaaattgTGATAAATCTTTAACCTCACTCAACTCTAGAGCCTTTTCTCCGCCAGAGCGGAACACACCGATGTAATAGATCCTCATTGTCgattttgtcttctttaaCAATACCAAAATCTTTACCGATACTTCAACAAAACCTAGGCAAGAATCAACCACATGGCTCAAttctttattctttattCATAATGGTATCTATTGTGCttgttctttgaattttacAACAAGCCAATCGTTCTGCACGGGACGCCACCCAAGAGggaaaaagggaaaaggaGCAGAATATGGGATGAAAATACAGGATAGTAGAACTGCTAATCTCCCCCAATTCTCATTTGAAGTGTTCGAGAGAAGACCGTTATAACGAAAATGCTTCGCAATATAGTCGCTAGAAATGCGTGCAGACACAGGCCGTCGATTCAGGTGGCTAGGGGATTATGCCGACACCAAACAAGGCGTTTGATGGCCTCGTCCCCTCAATTTGGTAAAAGCTATGACTCTAAGCAAGAGAAGACAGCAGGTTTTATAATGGGGATCCTGTCTATGGCTGGTGCTTTGTATTTCATAACGCCCAACAGGAAGCCTCTCTTTGCTTCAAGGAAGGTGGAATCCGATAAAACCGCTGAGGAAGAAATTTCGAGAGGTGAAGAGCAATCACCTGACAACGGAAACGGTGACGAAAGTCAGACTGAAGCTGGGGCTCAATTAGGTGGTGACCAAATTGGTGCCTCCAAAGTGGCTGAAGATGGTGAATTGGTTGTCCTAGCTGACCAGGATGACAACGCAGCTGGAGAGAAGGAGGCCGTTGAAACGAAGGACGATGAGCAATTGCGTGATGGAGAGAACAACTCGGAAGAAACAAAGGACAGCAGTGAAAGCGCTGAAATTTCTGAAGAAGGCGCAGATGCTAAATCACAAGATGACCATGATAttaaatcttcaaaaaacactgattttgaaagtttagatgaagaaaagccAGAAGAGGCGCAATCTTTTGACAAGGAAACTACTAAAGCTGCTGACGGAGAAGACGAAGTGAAGGAACAGGATCATGGCGATTTGGAATCCGAAAAGCATCCTGAAACCAGCGctgaagataaagaagCACTAAGAAAGCAAGAGGAAAAGCAAATGGGTGCTACCGAAGAGGAAGTTCAACACGAGGGCGCTTACAACCCAGATACAGGTGAGATCAATTGGGATTGCCCTTGTTTGGGAGGTATGGCACACGGTCCTTGCGGTGAAGAGTTCAAATCAGCCTTTTCATGCTTTGTCTATTCCGAAGCAGAACCGAAAGGTATTGACTGTGTCGAAAAGTTTCAACACATGCAAGACTGTTTCAGAAAGTACCCTGAACATTATGAAGACCAATTGAAGGAAACATCggacgatgaagaaaccCAAGATAAAGCAAAGGTGAACACTATGGAATCAGCTCCTAATGTCTCAAGTGCAAAGGAGAATGCTGAGAAAAAGGCCGAAAAATCAGATGTCAAAAAGGAATCATTGGATGAAAAGGCTTAACCTCAATAATTACCGGGGTAAAAAGTATAAACGATGATGCATgtaaatacaaaaatattatcTTGGTTTAATTACTATATATGGTATGATTAGGAAATATACATGAATTAACGCAGGGGTTGCGGCGTTTAGGATTAAATTTGCGTAAAGTCAAAGTCAAAGTAGAACTAAAATGCATTATTGGTTGTATGTACAGGAGAATTTGGGGTATGTGTGTTTGTTActtatagtttttttccagaTCAATGAACTTTTCCCAAATTTCGTTCATAGttagtttttcaaaacttttccTATTATCACGTTCTCTGAtgttatatttttgtaattctacttcttcatcacccACGATAATTAAATAGGagtaattttttaaaattgcTGACTTGATTCTATACCCGACAGGTTCATTTCGTATGTCTAAATCAGCACTGAAGTGCCAATCATTCAAAGCAACAGGCTCCATATCATTCACCTTTTCCTCGTTGCgtagttttttttgcaaagcGTTGCACAGCTTTAGTTGTTGCTCGTTCTTAGTGTTTACAGGAATGATTATTGCTTGGTAAGGGTTTAGCCAGAATGGCCAGCGGCCCTCGTTTGAATCGATTAACAAAGCCATGAATCTTTCAATGGAGCCAAAAGTGGCTCTGTGAATCATGATAGGCCTCTTGTATGAATTATCTTgatctttgaatttcaaatcgAATCTCTCAGGTAGTTGGAAGTCTAACTGAATGGTGGCAACCTGATGGGTTTTACCCAAATGATCGGTTAGCATCATGTCCAGTTTAGGACCATAAAAGGCACCATCACCAGGGTTCAATTTCCATGGTTTGCCTGACTCTTCAAGAATTTCCTTGAGGACTTGTTCTGCATGATTCCACACTTCTACGTCCCCAATGAAATGATCTGGTCTCGTGGAGAAATTTATAAAATAGTTGTTGTCTGTGTCAGCAGCACCTTTAGCAAAGGGGAAAATTTTGTTGTAAACTATGTCGACAAGttttaaagaattgaagatttcTGATTTCACCTGGGATGCAGCGCAAAAGATATGTCCATCATCTTGATGGAATTTCCTTAATCTTGTCAGTCCTGATAATGCACCGGAAGCTTCATTTCTATGTAGCGGTGAAAAATCCGAGAATCGCAAGGGCAACTCATTATATGACCTATCCTTTTT is a genomic window of Saccharomyces eubayanus strain FM1318 chromosome XI, whole genome shotgun sequence containing:
- the PEX1 gene encoding AAA family ATPase peroxin 1; this encodes MTATNSLHFNNLKVQFSNSIVGNFLRLPHSIINVLESTNYAIQEFGIAIHSHDSDIPIVHLGWDGYDSASSDNTVLINPILANLYNFNQKSPLVDLYIQRYDHTRLAKEVYVTPETSDDWEIIDANATRFQNGEILHQTRIVTPGETLICYLDGIVTKFKIDKVVPEALTSARITDGSLVVVAPKVNKERSMKNEYRPSIDKKSNSDVFLPSKRKILRSTICKNGLTEKELFVVYVDDEVELASTRGYVSIVQCNSRQSKKNEPENKVIGVPPKKIGVRIKHDNQVPKNHIALSLYTWEALFTRPVNGTKIKLEFLKTSEMNMKPVGNITVNIKYYGENSSLKDEDEFIKLLGKSTLTSNIILPEEQILIELKKANSLQPFLDLNDLPKDSIQWEIAQMGKEEVKKVVEEFLPKFQHIEGTDEFMHTSKNEDHFVNVNSTTQEMIDYMTSPIVSSPAIILDGKQGMGKTRLLKEFMSRITNEHHIFVKYADCDTLRETSNLDKMQKLITEWCSLCYWCGPSLIVLDNVESLFGKPQSNEGDPSNSNKWDNPSKLLNFFMNQVTKMYSKNNKCIRVLFSGKEKTQINSLLFDKHFVSESWSLKAPDKQARTKLLEYFFSKNAMIKLHHEVQFSDLSLETEGFSPLDLKIFTEKLFYDLQLQKKCDNTVTRETFSRSLNGFTPSALRGVKLTKETNIKWTDIGALTGAKKILLETLEWPTKYEPIFANCPLRLRSGILLYGYPGCGKTLLASAVAQQCGLNFISVKGPEILNKFIGASEQNVRELFERAQSVKPCILFFDEFDSIAPKRGHDSTGVTDRVVNQLLTQMDGAEGLDGVYILAATSRPDLIDSALLRPGRLDKSVICNIPSEPERLDILETVVNSKDKDTGLKKFELEEGTDLAMIAQKTAGFSGADLQGLCYNAYLKSVHRYLSASREPEQASGDNDIEYFTINGKCQKEENKLRLRTLLEQDQVHEPKTKVSDGVKPTAVVTIDDLMEACQETKPSISTSELAKLRRIYSKFQTDRNGEMPNGENSVDIGSRLSLM
- the YKT6 gene encoding palmitoyltransferase YKT6; its protein translation is MRIYYIGVFRSGGEKALELSEVKDLSQFGFFERSSVGQFMTFFAETVASRTSAGQRQSIEEGNYIGHVYARSEGICGVLITDKEYPVRPAYTLLNKILDEYLVAHPEEEWADVTETNDSLKMKQLDTYISKYQDPSQADAIMKVQQELDETKIVLHKTIENVLQRGEKLDNLVDKSESLTASSKMFYKQAKKSNSCCSIM
- the MST1 gene encoding threonine--tRNA ligase MST1, producing MKRQLIRHHYPRSGPWNRVFYSTKKPAKNVSPTTPATMTSLVSQRQDLFMTDPLSPGSMFFLPNGTKIFNKLIEFMKLQQKFKFGFKEVITPLIYKKTLWEKSGHWENYSDDMFKVETTDVEKEEYGLKPMNCPGHCLIFGKKDRSYNELPLRFSDFSPLHRNEASGALSGLTRLRKFHQDDGHIFCAASQVKSEIFNSLKLVDIVYNKIFPFAKGAADTDNNYFINFSTRPDHFIGDVEVWNHAEQVLKEILEESGKPWKLNPGDGAFYGPKLDMMLTDHLGKTHQVATIQLDFQLPERFDLKFKDQDNSYKRPIMIHRATFGSIERFMALLIDSNEGRWPFWLNPYQAIIIPVNTKNEQQLKLCNALQKKLRNEEKVNDMEPVALNDWHFSADLDIRNEPVGYRIKSAILKNYSYLIIVGDEEVELQKYNIRERDNRKSFEKLTMNEIWEKFIDLEKNYK